In the genome of Vicia villosa cultivar HV-30 ecotype Madison, WI linkage group LG7, Vvil1.0, whole genome shotgun sequence, one region contains:
- the LOC131617610 gene encoding laccase-4-like, which yields MNRMQPRFLAIFMIALSFPHFVQSLVRHYNFSVVLKNETKLCSTKSFVTVNGKFPGPTLYAREDDTLIVRVTNHVKHEVTIHWHGIKQLRTCWSDGPAYVTQCPIKTGQSFVYNFTLTGQRGTLLWHAHITWLRATVHGAIVIFPKRGIPYPFPKPDKEKIIILGEWWKSDVEAVVNQATNSGLPPNISDAHTINGYPGSAPGCISQGYTLHVESGKTYLLRIINAALNDELFFKIADHKLTVVEADASYLKPFETDTIFLSPGQTTNVLLTANKLVGKYLIATTPFMDAPIGFDNLSSTATLHYKGTPPYTKTILTNIPPLNATPITKTFTDSLRSINSNTYPTKVSSTIDHSLLFAITVGLNPCDKCTNGNKLVSAINNITFLMPTISLLQAHYYNIKGIFTDDFPANPPMVFDYTGTNQPDNLHTENGTRVYRLNFNSSVEIVLQGTAMMAPENHPFHLHGYNFFVVGQGLGNFDPYKDPLGFNLVDPVERNTLSVPNNGWVAIRFRADNPGVWFLHCHLEVHTTWGLKMAFIVDNGRGFNESILPPPKDLPKC from the exons ATGAATAGAATGCAGCCACGCTTTCTAGCGATTTTTATGATAGCTCTTTCATTTCCACACTTTGTTCAATCTTTGGTGCGTCATTACAATTTTAGT GTGGTATTGAAGAATGAAACAAAGCTTTGTTCAACAAAATCTTTTGTCACGGTAAATGGAAAATTCCCAGGGCCAACTTTGTATGCAAGAGAGGATGACACTCTAATAGTAAGGGTCACGAACCATGTTAAACATGAAGTTACAATCCATTG GCATGGAATCAAACAGCTTCGGACTTGTTGGTCTGATGGGCCAGCATATGTCACACAATGCCCTATTAAGACAGGACAAAGCTTTGTCTACAACTTTACCCTTACAGGTCAAAGAGGCACACTTCTATGGCATGCACATATCACTTGGCTAAGGGCCACAGTGCATGGTGCTATTGTCATTTTTCCTAAAAGAGGCATTCCTTATCCATTTCCTAAACCTGACAAAGAAAAGATAATCATTCTAG GTGAATGGTGGAAATCAGATGTTGAAGCAGTGGTTAATCAGGCTACAAATTCTGGTCTGCCACCAAATATTTCAGATGCTCATACCATCAACGGTTATCCAGGATCGGCTCCTGGTTGCATTTCCCAGG GTTACACTCTACACGTTGAAAGCGGCAAAACCTATCTCCTACGCATTATAAACGCAGCTTTGAACGACGAACTATTCTTCAAAATCGCAGACCATAAACTAACAGTTGTTGAAGCAGATGCATCATACCTCAAACCTTTCGAAACCGACACAATATTTCTCAGTCCAGGCCAAACCACAAACGTTCTTCTAACCGCCAACAAACTTGTCGGCAAATACTTAATAGCAACAACTCCTTTCATGGACGCACCTATCGGCTTTGACAATCTTTCTTCAACTGCTACACTTCACTACAAAGGAACACCACCTTATACCAAAACAATCTTAACAAACATTCCTCCACTTAATGCAACTCCAATAACAAAAACCTTCACAGATTCTCTCAGAAGCATTAACTCAAACACCTACCCTACAAAAGTTTCATCAACCATTGATCACTCCCTTCTATTTGCTATAACAGTTGGGCTTAACCCATGTGATAAATGCACCAATGGCAACAAGCTTGTATCTGCTATTAACAACATCACCTTCTTAATGCCTACTATATCACTTCTTCAAGCACATTACTACAATATCAAAGGAATTTTCACAGACGATTTTCCTGCGAATCCGCCTATGGTTTTCGATTACACCGGAACAAATCAACCTGATAATCTTCATACCGAGAACGGTACAAGAGTTTATAGATTGAATTTCAATTCAAGTGTTGAAATTGTTCTACAAGGCACTGCAATGATGGCTCCGGAAAATCATCCGTTTCATTTGCATGGGTACAATTTCTTTGTTGTTGGACAAGGTTTAGGAAATTTTGACCCTTATAAGGATCCTTTAGGGTTTAATCTTGTTGATCCAGTTGAAAGAAACACATTGTCAGTGCCAAATAATGGTTGGGTTGCAATCAGATTCAGAGCAGATAATCCAG GTGTTTGGTTTCTGCATTGCCATTTAGAAGTGCACACAACATGGGGACTTAAGATGGCATTCATAGTAGACAATGGGAGAGGTTTCAATGAGTCTATACTTCCACCACCAAAAGATCTTCCAAAGTGCTAG
- the LOC131617611 gene encoding transcription factor DIVARICATA-like, with translation MDLETLYSPYFMMDPSWFVEESHNTEWSREDNKKFESALAIYDNDTPDRWFKIAEMIPGKTVFDVIKQYRELEEDVSEIEAGNVPIPGYLASSFTFEVVENQNYDGNRRRHGSVRGSDHERKKGVPWTEEEHRRFLMGLLKYGKGDWRNISRNFVVTKTPTQVASHAQKYYIRQKVSSGGKDKRRPSIHDITTLSLTETSSASSDKNKQKMCWSNNSHYNDGSLQGQDLYDCSFHESYAKMKIPGFATASRDFNKGAVFGIHAL, from the exons ATGGATTTGGAAACCCTTTATTCTCCTTATTTTATGATGGATCCAAGTTGGTTTGTTGAAGAGAGTCATAACACAGAATGGAGTAGAGAAGATAACAAGAAATTTGAAAGTGCTCTTGCTATATATGATAATGATACACCTGATAGATGGTTCAAGATTGCTGAGATGATTCCTGGTAAGACTGTTTTTGATGTGATTAAGCAGTATAGGGAATTGGAAGAAGATGTGAGTGAAATCGAAGCTGGTAATGTTCCGATTCCGGGCTATCTTGCTTCTTCTTTCACTTTTGAAGTTGTGGAAAATCAGAACTATGATGGAAATAGAAGAAGACATGGAAGTGTTAGAGGTTCTGATCATGAGAGGAAGAAAGGTGTTCCTTGGACCGAAGAAGAACACAG ACGTTTTCTGATGGGACTTCTAAAATACGGAAAAGGCGATTGGAGAAACATCTCTCGCAATTTCGTCGTGACAAAGACTCCGACGCAAGTAGCAAGTCATGCACAAAAGTACTACATAAGGCAAAAGGTTTCTTCCGGAGGGAAAGATAAAAGAAGACCAAGCATTCATGACATAACAACTCTTAGTCTCACAGAAACTTCTTCTGCATCATCAGATAAGAACAAACAAAAAATGTGCTGGAGTAATAATAGTCACTACAATGATGGATCACTTCAAGGGCAAGATCTATATGATTGCTCTTTTCATGAATCTTATGCTAAGATGAAAATCCCCGGTTTCGCGACGGCTTCTAGAGACTTCAACAAAGGAGCTGTTTTTGGTATTCATGCACTTTAA
- the LOC131619492 gene encoding uncharacterized protein LOC131619492 gives LQAIEIGNGKWHGSISGIICAPIDKVWTTVSQTKKLPEWMPMVERCTTLAGDEDEPGYVRLVSGFMFPQQDGERSWIKERLVSKDSSSHSYVYRMEASNVGLDGSVNTLKLVDYGDESTLIQWSFEINPLEDVSENNLVDYLGFLYKSCINKIEGAVEVKKM, from the coding sequence TTGCAGGCTATTGAAATAGGAAATGGAAAATGGCATGGTTCAATTAGTGGCATAATTTGTGCACCTATTGACAAAGTTTGGACCACAGTTTCTCAAACTAAGAAACTTCCAGAATGGATGCCAATGGTAGAAAGATGCACTACCTTAGCTGGAGATGAAGACGAACCAGGCTATGTTAGGTTAGTTTCGGGTTTCATGTTTCCTCAACAAGATGGAGAAAGGTCATGGATCAAAGAGAGGCTGGTTTCAAAGGACTCTTCATCACATAGCTATGTTTATAGAATGGAAGCAAGTAATGTTGGTTTGGATGGATCTGTAAACACACTAAAACTAGTTGATTATGGAGATGAATCAACTCTTATTCAATGGTCGTTCGAGATTAATCCTCTAGAAGATGTATCTGAGAATAATTTAGTGGATTATCTAGGATTTCTCTATAAATCTTGCATTAATAAGATTGAAGGTGCTGTAGAAGTAAAAAAGATGTGA